In Spirochaetaceae bacterium, the DNA window CACGGTAACGCACCGGGCCGTTAAAACGTTCGTTAAAGTTACGCGGTATATAAACTGCTCCAACGGCTCCCGTACCAAACTCGGTAGGAATATCGGGTAAAATATCATTAGCCTCAAAACCTCTTTCAAGACCAAGCGTATATAAAAAAGGCTTTAACGTACTGCCGGGCTCGCGCCTTATCTGCACGCCGTCAATTTGCCCTAAGATAACATCGTCAAAAAAGTTAGGACTACCAATATAAGCTAAAATTTGGCCGCTGCGGTTATCAAAGACCACCATAGCCCCCGCATTTAAACGGTATTGTTCTTGCCCCTGTAAATAAAACTGCATACGCCGTTCGAGGTAGTTGTAAAAATCAAGGTCGGCCGCCAGCCGCCGTTCGTAGGTTCTCGGCCCTCTTTGGGTTTGTAAATAATTAATATAATGCGGCATTAAAAAAGGGTAAGTAAAACTTTGGCTATTGGTTAATGCTTCTGCTATTTGTTGTTCGGTAAGGTTATAACCTAAGCGCTCCGCCAATAAAAAACTTTGCCGGGCCGTAGCCATATTATTAAGATGAGGATTATACAGCTGCGGACGGCGCGGAATAATTACTAAACTTAGCTTTTGGCTTAAATTTAAATCGTTTAAATTACTGCCAAAAAAATAACGCGCCGCACTGGTAACCCCTTCGGTATTAAAGGAAAAAGGCAAATTATTTAAATAAAGCTCTAAAATGGTACGTTTGCTTAGGCGTGCCTCAAGACGCAAGGCATTAAAAGCTTCCAGCAGCTTACCCCGCATACCGCCTTCGTGCGGGCTTATCATACGTGCCAGCTGCATCGTAATGGTGCTGGCTCCACTTACTTGCCGGCCGCTGCTCTGGTTACTTTGTATAGCCCGTGCTACCGCCAATAAATCGATACCATTATGAAAGTAAAAACGCCGGTCTTCGCTGGTGATAAAAAGCCTAATCAGTTCGCGGTCTAGCTGGCGGTAAGGAGTATATTCACGCCGCAGGCCATCATTATTAGCCGCCAGTATTTGCAGCAATGTATCATTTACATCGTAATAACGCACACTTACCGGACGGTTTCTAAATTGCCTAAGCTCCGGGTAAGGGCTTAAGGCTAAAATAAGGTAGATGGCAGCAAAGCCTGCTAATAAAGTAATCGTGGGTTTTTTAAAACGTTTAAACCGTGTAAATTTCATAGTTATTAGCTTAAAGCTTTAATCTCGTCTAAATTAAGGCCGATAATAGCAGCAATTCCCTCTAAGGCTAAGCCATTAGCTAAAGCATTACGAGCTATCTCTAGTTTGCCTTCTAGCATACCTTTTCCTCCACCTTCAAGCAGACCTTCCTCTCTGTCTACTTCTTTAATAGCCGCTTCCATCTCTTCTTGTGTCCATTCTTTCATCAACATACCTGTTACCTCCAGGGCGTGCTCTTTAAAAAACTTTTTTAATATATCGTGGCTTTGGCAATAATGTATGGCCTTTTTTATAGCTTCGGAAAATAAGCTATCTTTATATTTAACATTACCAAACATAGCTTTAGTATAAAGGGATTTTGCTGTTTTGTCAAAGGTAATATTCCGTAAACTATTATAAACGGATAGATAAAAAATATTTTATTTAAATTCTGCCTTGCTAAAATCTTCATTATGTTGTAAACTAATAACTATGATGGTAATTTATAAAAAGATAGCTTTTATTTCTTTAACGGTTTTAACGCTTATTTTTCTTACAGCTTGCGATGAAGACGAAAGCGGGCTGCACGAAATTAATAGTGTTATTATTAGCGAAAGCGAGCACCTCGATTTTACCCCCGTGTCGGCTTATGGCGCAGGCAATAGCCGCACTATAAGCGAACAATGGGTAAGTACCGCCGCCGGTACTCAGGCAGCTGTACCACTAAGGGCTTTCGACCAATTTTATATAAATTATTACACCAGTCCGGCTTTAAACGATTACGAAGCCGCCGATGCCGCTTTATTAGCCACCAGCAGTAACGAAGAACTTAGAGTGATAGATTATAGCCCGCAAGGGCCGCTGCCGGCGCGTGTCAGTTATCCGCAAGTTATGCTTATGTTTAATCACCCCATCGTATCGCTTCAGGCTTTAGGGGCCGAAATTACCGCTGTGCAGGGCATAACCATTAACCCGCCGATAAGGGGCCGCTGGCGTTACTTAACCAGCAGCTTGCTGGTGTTTGAAAGCGATGAGGCCGTTATTGCCCAGCACCGCTACACCGTTACGGTAAATCAAGGCTTTAGGGCCCTTAATGGCCGTACATTACAAGATAACTTTAGCTTTAACTTTACCACCGAAGAGCTGGCCATGACCGGTATGCAAGTAGGTTTTGGGTATACAGGAACGGCACGCTCGTTTAGTAACAGTAATGTGCCCTTGCCCATAGCGCGTTACTTAAGGCTTAGCTTTAACTACGATGTTCCGGCCAGTTTTATTAGGCAATTTATCGATATTAGGGACGGAGCTCGCACATTAAGTTATCAAATAAGCAATGTTGATAGTCGCAATGTGGCCATTGTGCTAAATAACCCGCCGCCGGCCAATAGCCAAATTCGGGTGGTGCTTCGGGAAGGCGCCCGCAGCCAAGCAAATTTTTTAGGCCGCAGCAGCGAGCAAAGTTACAGCTTTAACACCCTGCAACCTTTACGTAACTTATCTGTAAGTACACAAAACCGCTTTACTGCTGCCGAAGGCTTAAACCCCATTTATTTACGCTTTAATAACCCTATTAATGCTGCTTCTATTAGAGAGGCCATCAGCTTTGTACCGGCCAAACCCCTTAATGATAACAACATTACCGTGCGCGGTAACACCATTATTTTGCACGATTTACCCATTAACATTGGCGAAAGGTTTACCATTAATGTTAGCCAAAACCTGCGCGATATTGACGGCCAACCCCTCAATGCGGCTTTATCGGTGCAACTAGAAGGGGCTAGGCCTTTCCCCGAACTGCACATGAGCGCTGAAGGTGTCGGCATGCTGGAAGCCAGTTATACGCCCCGCATTGTGATGGCCCTGCAAAATATGCAAAGCGGCCGTTACCGTATCGGCCAAGCCTTTAACCCTTATGCCCATATAACTTTAACCGGCAATACAGGCGAACCTATTACCGGGTTAGAGGTAAAAAATACTCCTATCTTTAAAGATTTTAATTTAAGCTCTTTTGTTAATGCAGAAGGTTTTGGCTGGGTGTATTTTGCCGCCCAGCTGCAAAGCGATAGCTTTCGCTACTCTTGGAGCGATAGAGACGAAGTTATAACGTATGATAGGTCGGTCAACGTTCAAGTTACTAACATTGGTATTACCGCCCGTTATGGCTACAACCGAATTGCCGCTATGGTGGCAGCGCTGGATACCGGCTTGCCCCTAGAAGGGGCCGTTGTTAAGGCCTATGCCTTTGATAGCGGCTGGAGCTGGGGTTTACGTAACAGAGGTAATATAGATATTTTTAGAAACCACCCACCATTAGCCGAAGCTGTAGTGGATAGCAATGGCCTAGCCACTTTGCCGCTTGGTGAAGAATTATACCGCAGCAGCATAAGAGGAAGAACCTTATTTTTATTGGTAGAAAACGGCAGTGATAGGGCTTTTTATGCCCTTAGGGGCCATAACCAATGGGCCAATGGAGTGTGGTCGCGCGGGGCCGATGCCGTGCTTGACCCGCAGCAAAGAACTTTTGTTTTTAGCGACAGGCGGCTTTACCGCGCCGGCGAAACGTTATCGTTCAGAGGGCTTGACCGTACGCTGCATTTTGGCGAATTTACACCGTATAGCGGTGGTTACACCATCGAACTTTTTGACCCCAGAAATGTACGGATTGCCGGCAGCGAAGGCACGACCAGCGATACCGGTGGCTTTTGGGGCAGCTTTACTTTAAGCGAAGAGGCCGAAAATGGTTATTACCAGTTGGTTTACAGGCGCAGCACACCGGGAGCCAACCGTATTTTTACCGAGCTAGAAGTAGCCGCTTTTGCCAATGCACGTTACCAAATTGCGGTATCGGCTCCTCCCGTCATCTTTTTTAAGGGCGATAATGTGCTTAGCAGCGTTACGGCCAGTTATCTGGCCGGCGGAGTACTCTCGGGTGCGCCTTACCGCGTAAGCTGGTCGGCTTTACCCACCGCCTTTAGAAGCAGTAATTTTAGAGACTACCGCTTTGGCCCGCTTAATTTTGCCGCCAATAGCCGCTCGCTTAGCCAAAGGAATGGGACCCTTAACGGCTTAGGAGAGGCCTCAGAGAGCCTGCCTACCGAAAGTAACTTTGGTATTATCGGCGTACCTTATAACCTTACCGCTCAATTTATCATCACCGATGCCGCCGGTCAACAGCTAAGCGGACAAACCAGTCTGATGCTGCACCCGGCTCGTTTTTATATTGGTTTAAGACGGGCCAGCGGCCAAAGCCCTTTTGTCAGAGTAAATGATAATTTTAGAATTGATTACAGCACCGTGCTTCCTAACGACGAAAGAGCCGTTGGGGTGAGAATGCTGCAGCAGGATAGAAGGACGGCCGGCTTAAACTGGGAACTTTACCGGGTGGAATGGAAGCTGGCCAACCAGCAAAGCGGTGATGACCGTATTCATAGCCGCTGGGAACGAACGGAGGTTAAAGTAAGCGAAGGAGCTTTAACGGCCGGTAGCGGCAGCTTTACGGTACGGCCCGATGCCGCCGGCAGCTACTTTGTACGCGTGCAAAGTTTTGATGAATTTGGCGCCTTAGCAGTAACGGAGCTATCATTTTTTGCCACCGGCTCTAACTTTAGCGGCTTTTTTGCCGATAGCGCCACCGCTTTAAACATTAGCAGCGATAAAGAGGTTTATTTGCCCGGCGAAAGGGCGCAGCTGCTCTTACAAAGCCCGCTGCCGCGGGGACGTTACTTAGTTACCATTGAACGCGAAGGAATTTTTCATGAATATATTACCGAACTAGAGGGCGAGGCCAATGTAATTGAAATTCCTATTGCTTTAGAATATGTTCCTGTAGTTTATGTAAGCATCAGCAGCTACTCGGTACGAACAAGACCGGCCGATAACAGCTTTGGTGGGATAGATTTAGACAAACCTATGGGCTACTATGGAGTAACGGCTCTGTTTGTAGACCCTTATACTTTATCGTTCGACCTAGACATTCAAACCGATAAACAATTTTATCGCCCCGGCGAAGAGGTAACCCTAGAGGTTACTGCCCGACGCGGCCAAAGGCCGCTTGCCGGAACAGAATTAACTTTAATGGTGGTTGACCGCGGCGTGCTTGATGTGGCCGGCTACCGGGTGCCCGACCCTATTCAATTTTTTTATAACATTAGTAACTTTCCGCTGTATACCGGCGGCGGTGATAGCCGTGATTTACTTTTTGACCCGGTAACCTACGATGTAAAAACCTTAGCGGGTGGCGATGCCGAAGAAGATGACGATAAAATGGCTACACGGCGCGACTTTAATCCTACCGCTCTTTTTGAGCCCAGCATCGTAACCGATAGCGAAGGCAAAGTACAGGTAACCTTTACCTTGCCCGATAATCTTACTTTATACCGCATAACGGTAGTAGGGGCTAACGATAATTTATTTGCTAAAGCCGAAAGCGAAATCGGCGTGCGCAACCCTATTAATGCCCAAGTGGTTAAACCACTGCGCATGCGCGAACGCGATACCGGCGAGGTTGGCCTTATGCTTACCAACTTAAGCGGGACTACCCAAGAAGTTACCGTAAGTTTACAGCTGAGAGACGGCAGCCGTATTACCAACGATGGCCTGCGCGTTAATAATGCTACGGCCCGAATTGATGACGAAACCAGCAAAAGAATTAGCCTGCCAAACGGTGAAAGCCGTCTTGTCCCTTTTAATTTGGCGGCTTTAAACGAAGGCGAAACGGTACTAAGCTTTAGGCTGCAATCGGTCCCTTTAAATGAAATTATCGAAGTACCGCTCATCATTGAACGCCCAGTAGTTTACGAAACGGTAGCCTTTATCGGGCAGCTGGATAGTACTACCAACAGAAGCGAAGAACATATTGTTATTCCGGGTTTTGCCTTCCGGAATGACGGTTTTATTGAACTAAGCTTAGATGCCACCCGCCTTGCTATGCTTAGGGAAAGTGCGCGTTACTTATTCCGCTATCCTTTTGGCTGCCTTGAGCAGCGCAGCAGCGCCTTACTGCCGCTGATTATTTTTGGTCGTTACATCG includes these proteins:
- a CDS encoding transglycosylase domain-containing protein, translating into MKFTRFKRFKKPTITLLAGFAAIYLILALSPYPELRQFRNRPVSVRYYDVNDTLLQILAANNDGLRREYTPYRQLDRELIRLFITSEDRRFYFHNGIDLLAVARAIQSNQSSGRQVSGASTITMQLARMISPHEGGMRGKLLEAFNALRLEARLSKRTILELYLNNLPFSFNTEGVTSAARYFFGSNLNDLNLSQKLSLVIIPRRPQLYNPHLNNMATARQSFLLAERLGYNLTEQQIAEALTNSQSFTYPFLMPHYINYLQTQRGPRTYERRLAADLDFYNYLERRMQFYLQGQEQYRLNAGAMVVFDNRSGQILAYIGSPNFFDDVILGQIDGVQIRREPGSTLKPFLYTLGLERGFEANDILPDIPTEFGTGAVGAVYIPRNFNERFNGPVRYREALASSLNIPAVYLLERLGVQNFTDYLLDFGFNSLSTQRGDLGLSLALGGANVSLFELTRAFSALANEGQLFRVQSDRNTRPQFIRVTSQKSAVLMASILSDRAARRRGFGDGVFFDTPFEAIFKTGTSNQFQNIWALGATPHYTVGVWMGNFRNETVIARTGSGLPAALVRDTLIYLQGANEVHPTFQSPANFYKVVEICALSGMAATPYCPFTLSEYVSFNQHLQPCNWHQADGSILYPEEYSHYLSLFNRYEQVSSQPSRLRFLTPNDGAVFFIDDRISSNNQALRIEIAGGNDSETFLWINDRRVAHFYGPPYRYHLPLARGNYWLEAENGGERAFLQIEVR
- a CDS encoding MG2 domain-containing protein — its product is MMVIYKKIAFISLTVLTLIFLTACDEDESGLHEINSVIISESEHLDFTPVSAYGAGNSRTISEQWVSTAAGTQAAVPLRAFDQFYINYYTSPALNDYEAADAALLATSSNEELRVIDYSPQGPLPARVSYPQVMLMFNHPIVSLQALGAEITAVQGITINPPIRGRWRYLTSSLLVFESDEAVIAQHRYTVTVNQGFRALNGRTLQDNFSFNFTTEELAMTGMQVGFGYTGTARSFSNSNVPLPIARYLRLSFNYDVPASFIRQFIDIRDGARTLSYQISNVDSRNVAIVLNNPPPANSQIRVVLREGARSQANFLGRSSEQSYSFNTLQPLRNLSVSTQNRFTAAEGLNPIYLRFNNPINAASIREAISFVPAKPLNDNNITVRGNTIILHDLPINIGERFTINVSQNLRDIDGQPLNAALSVQLEGARPFPELHMSAEGVGMLEASYTPRIVMALQNMQSGRYRIGQAFNPYAHITLTGNTGEPITGLEVKNTPIFKDFNLSSFVNAEGFGWVYFAAQLQSDSFRYSWSDRDEVITYDRSVNVQVTNIGITARYGYNRIAAMVAALDTGLPLEGAVVKAYAFDSGWSWGLRNRGNIDIFRNHPPLAEAVVDSNGLATLPLGEELYRSSIRGRTLFLLVENGSDRAFYALRGHNQWANGVWSRGADAVLDPQQRTFVFSDRRLYRAGETLSFRGLDRTLHFGEFTPYSGGYTIELFDPRNVRIAGSEGTTSDTGGFWGSFTLSEEAENGYYQLVYRRSTPGANRIFTELEVAAFANARYQIAVSAPPVIFFKGDNVLSSVTASYLAGGVLSGAPYRVSWSALPTAFRSSNFRDYRFGPLNFAANSRSLSQRNGTLNGLGEASESLPTESNFGIIGVPYNLTAQFIITDAAGQQLSGQTSLMLHPARFYIGLRRASGQSPFVRVNDNFRIDYSTVLPNDERAVGVRMLQQDRRTAGLNWELYRVEWKLANQQSGDDRIHSRWERTEVKVSEGALTAGSGSFTVRPDAAGSYFVRVQSFDEFGALAVTELSFFATGSNFSGFFADSATALNISSDKEVYLPGERAQLLLQSPLPRGRYLVTIEREGIFHEYITELEGEANVIEIPIALEYVPVVYVSISSYSVRTRPADNSFGGIDLDKPMGYYGVTALFVDPYTLSFDLDIQTDKQFYRPGEEVTLEVTARRGQRPLAGTELTLMVVDRGVLDVAGYRVPDPIQFFYNISNFPLYTGGGDSRDLLFDPVTYDVKTLAGGDAEEDDDKMATRRDFNPTALFEPSIVTDSEGKVQVTFTLPDNLTLYRITVVGANDNLFAKAESEIGVRNPINAQVVKPLRMRERDTGEVGLMLTNLSGTTQEVTVSLQLRDGSRITNDGLRVNNATARIDDETSKRISLPNGESRLVPFNLAALNEGETVLSFRLQSVPLNEIIEVPLIIERPVVYETVAFIGQLDSTTNRSEEHIVIPGFAFRNDGFIELSLDATRLAMLRESARYLFRYPFGCLEQRSSALLPLIIFGRYIDTLGLASEIDNPRQVVESELRRFAGFQRNDGGFPFWPDGRVTNSFVSIRIAHILAYADEEGFDYPINKNSLLNFTRAIAQNLRESRYLRSYAAYVLALHGEPLAVSALQNLLTDADSGSAVLIGLAAAYGGQNDLAETILRDLRRFIQFDGRGVSFTNPDGHDNRVFWGSNLERLIQIAHLQVLVDSNDQLLTRLIFTIMLQQRAGVWHNTFVTAQFFETIRAIIKADNLENLNLTATTSLNNNNILSGNFRGLAAQPLIRRMPFNEAPLANLPRNTVLPLTINKEGNFPLYYTVMMQYALPNELVRARDEGFGLFARITDIDSGEVISNGQLEGGRIYRLDVTL